One stretch of Brevibacillus laterosporus DNA includes these proteins:
- a CDS encoding amino acid adenylation domain-containing protein, producing MDSITQNLLLSSGELEEERRYWLKKLDGAEQITIYPPDFSRGENKETGTMSIPFTFPDEVGEWIVQLVNGSEYGIYMVLLSGINCLLYKYTGYEDLIIGMPVFHNDATADLSPLLAIRTQMTSSDTFRTILNQVKQSVMEADQYQNIPMVKILDELALLTEDKRIPLFPVSVSLNNIHKDVHNNSDLLFRFHYSEEQLAGEVVYSKALFSSETMRQFIGHLCNVFATFMKSSSMPVAELQVMSKEECNQIICDFNRTERSFPREKTISEWWEVQVKKTPDRIAVVYKDQSLTYKEVDERANQLAHHLRRHDFVQADDCVGVMVERTEQAVISLLAVLKSGAAYVPIDPTYPTERIAYMMEDSRMKAVVTQSAYLYHLDHDNADDSQNISLVLLDQSQALIAQEPTTALESIHSADNLAYVIYTSGSTGNPKGVMVNHTNVGNFFMGMDESLQPKEGDTFLSVTTISFDISVLELLWTITRGIRLVLAEQQEDSFGGYDHYFDLPNVGSITMMQCTPSRLKLLLDAPSSQRLLQSLRILLVGGEAFPAQYVTELHTKTNARIFNMYGPTETTIWSAVYELPRQATKQSENITIGKPIANTQIYILDQHQKLVPIGVQGEICIAGEGVANGYLNRLELTQEKFVSNPYGATENEKMFKTGDIGKWLPDGNIQFLGRADHLVKIRGYRIELGEIENTLCQHPDISNAVVLAQPDHQGDMQLSAYLVWNQEAGSGTSSHEIREYLMQHLPVYMVPHFFIKISTLPLKPNGKIDRQALAKLARNDVSSTLFEAARDEEEEILTTVWKQVLGEDTISIHERFIDLGGDSIKAMKVVSELYKLGYKLQIKDLFEYPTIIELRPHVQPINHRANQDVVQGLVPLTPIQHWFFALSMEDRHHFNQSLMLSSESAIDYESLIKVLDELTIHHDALRMEYRQENSDVVQAIRDTTQSVYECRVVDLSSESKPETDVKNVIQSVCRELQASLDLWNGKLFKAALFHTAYGDHLFLTFHHLIVDTVSLRILLEDLELGYQLAVKNQPITFSDKTDSYLTWSQQLQEYVKTSELQNELAYWEKIKGNSFVSSGGIKGKMVENERLIGSLSASDTQLLLKEVHRTYNTQIYDILLTGLGMSLRSWMQMDKILIDVEGHGRHEWSDQLDITRTVGWFTTMYPILLDMRHHADLSTQIKEIKEHVKRIPNQGIGYGLLKYLGTDINKQTLSGDSQSILLFNYLGQMDTGIEDAVFQLSSIQPDRTISTANERTHNLIFTGMVQNGELTFWVEYDRNEFSRVTMQHLLETFLGQLQELIRHCTSKKTQEYTPSDFGDNNLSMSDLDDILSLLEE from the coding sequence ATGGATAGCATTACACAAAATCTGCTTCTCTCAAGTGGAGAATTAGAAGAGGAAAGACGTTACTGGCTGAAAAAGCTGGATGGAGCAGAGCAGATCACCATTTATCCGCCTGATTTTTCGAGGGGTGAGAATAAAGAGACCGGCACGATGAGTATACCCTTTACTTTTCCGGATGAAGTAGGGGAATGGATTGTACAATTGGTTAACGGATCAGAGTACGGCATCTATATGGTACTCTTAAGCGGAATCAATTGCTTACTCTATAAATATACAGGCTACGAGGATTTGATCATTGGAATGCCTGTGTTCCATAACGATGCCACAGCAGACCTGAGCCCACTACTTGCCATACGAACGCAGATGACATCAAGTGACACCTTTCGTACCATTTTGAATCAAGTGAAGCAATCAGTAATGGAAGCAGATCAGTATCAAAATATTCCTATGGTAAAAATTCTTGATGAGCTTGCTTTGCTAACGGAAGATAAGCGCATACCGCTTTTTCCAGTGTCAGTAAGTCTCAACAACATTCATAAAGATGTACATAACAATTCGGACCTTCTTTTCCGTTTTCACTATTCTGAAGAGCAACTAGCAGGGGAAGTTGTATACTCTAAAGCATTATTTAGCTCGGAGACAATGAGGCAATTTATCGGGCATCTCTGCAATGTGTTTGCCACTTTCATGAAGAGTTCTTCTATGCCAGTAGCTGAGCTACAAGTAATGAGCAAAGAGGAATGTAATCAAATCATCTGTGATTTTAATCGAACAGAGAGATCTTTCCCACGTGAAAAAACCATTTCGGAATGGTGGGAAGTACAAGTTAAAAAGACGCCTGACCGGATTGCTGTGGTGTATAAAGACCAGTCGCTTACCTACAAAGAGGTAGATGAAAGAGCTAATCAGCTTGCGCACCATTTGCGTCGTCATGACTTTGTTCAGGCAGATGATTGTGTTGGAGTAATGGTGGAGAGAACAGAGCAAGCGGTGATTAGTTTACTTGCCGTTCTGAAATCAGGAGCAGCTTATGTACCAATTGATCCTACATATCCAACTGAGCGTATAGCTTATATGATGGAAGATAGCAGGATGAAAGCGGTAGTTACACAATCCGCTTATTTGTACCATTTAGATCATGATAATGCTGATGACAGCCAAAATATTTCTCTTGTGCTTCTTGATCAGAGTCAAGCTTTGATTGCTCAGGAACCAACCACTGCATTGGAGTCAATCCATAGCGCTGACAACCTAGCTTATGTTATCTATACGTCAGGTTCAACAGGGAATCCTAAAGGTGTTATGGTGAATCATACTAATGTAGGTAATTTTTTTATGGGGATGGATGAAAGCCTACAACCTAAAGAGGGAGATACGTTTTTATCAGTGACGACCATATCATTTGATATTTCTGTATTGGAGCTATTATGGACGATAACAAGGGGAATTCGTCTAGTATTGGCAGAACAGCAGGAGGATTCTTTTGGTGGTTACGATCACTATTTTGATCTACCAAATGTTGGATCGATTACAATGATGCAATGCACACCGTCCCGACTTAAGCTGCTGCTGGACGCTCCTAGCTCACAACGCTTATTACAGTCTCTTCGGATTTTATTAGTGGGTGGCGAAGCATTTCCTGCCCAATATGTAACTGAACTACATACGAAAACCAATGCACGAATTTTTAACATGTATGGTCCTACAGAGACTACGATCTGGTCGGCCGTATATGAGTTGCCTAGACAAGCTACTAAACAGAGCGAAAACATAACGATAGGAAAGCCAATCGCAAATACTCAAATCTATATCCTTGATCAACATCAAAAGCTGGTCCCTATCGGAGTGCAGGGGGAGATTTGTATAGCGGGTGAGGGAGTAGCCAACGGATATCTGAATCGCTTGGAACTAACACAGGAAAAGTTTGTATCCAATCCCTATGGTGCAACTGAGAACGAAAAAATGTTTAAAACGGGAGACATAGGGAAATGGTTGCCTGATGGAAACATACAATTTCTTGGACGCGCCGATCATTTGGTAAAAATACGTGGGTACCGCATTGAATTAGGCGAGATCGAAAATACATTATGCCAACATCCTGATATCTCTAATGCTGTAGTGTTGGCTCAACCAGATCATCAAGGAGATATGCAACTCTCAGCATATCTAGTCTGGAATCAAGAAGCAGGGTCAGGGACGTCGTCGCATGAAATACGTGAATATCTCATGCAGCATTTGCCCGTGTATATGGTGCCTCATTTCTTTATCAAGATATCTACTCTTCCACTTAAACCTAATGGCAAAATTGATCGTCAAGCACTCGCCAAGCTGGCCAGAAACGATGTATCATCAACACTGTTTGAAGCGGCTCGGGATGAAGAGGAAGAGATTCTCACCACTGTATGGAAGCAGGTACTTGGAGAAGATACGATTAGCATTCATGAGCGTTTTATCGATTTGGGCGGTGATTCAATAAAAGCTATGAAGGTTGTATCTGAGCTTTATAAACTTGGGTACAAACTTCAAATTAAAGATTTGTTCGAGTATCCGACGATTATAGAATTGCGGCCACATGTACAACCCATCAACCATCGGGCCAATCAGGATGTTGTCCAGGGGCTTGTACCGTTGACGCCTATTCAACACTGGTTTTTTGCCCTATCGATGGAAGATAGACATCATTTTAATCAATCGTTGATGTTATCTAGTGAGTCTGCCATTGATTATGAAAGCTTGATTAAAGTTTTGGATGAGCTAACTATCCATCATGATGCTCTACGGATGGAATATCGTCAGGAAAATAGTGATGTTGTGCAGGCTATTCGGGATACGACACAATCTGTCTATGAATGTCGTGTTGTTGACTTATCAAGTGAATCAAAACCAGAAACAGATGTGAAGAATGTCATCCAAAGCGTTTGTCGAGAACTTCAAGCAAGCCTCGATCTGTGGAACGGCAAGCTGTTTAAAGCTGCTTTGTTTCACACTGCTTACGGTGACCATTTATTCCTTACATTCCATCATTTAATTGTCGACACGGTATCGTTACGAATTTTGTTGGAGGATTTAGAACTAGGTTACCAGTTGGCGGTAAAAAATCAGCCTATTACGTTCTCAGACAAAACGGACTCTTACTTGACATGGTCACAACAACTACAAGAATACGTGAAAACGTCTGAGCTACAAAATGAGCTTGCATACTGGGAGAAAATAAAGGGAAATTCCTTTGTGAGTAGCGGTGGTATAAAGGGAAAAATGGTCGAGAACGAACGTCTTATCGGAAGTCTTTCGGCATCTGATACTCAGTTATTGTTAAAAGAGGTTCACCGCACCTACAATACCCAAATTTATGACATCCTATTGACTGGACTTGGTATGTCTCTTCGCTCATGGATGCAAATGGACAAGATCCTCATTGATGTCGAGGGTCACGGACGTCACGAGTGGAGCGATCAATTGGATATAACCCGCACTGTCGGTTGGTTTACCACGATGTATCCAATTCTTTTGGACATGAGGCATCATGCAGACCTCTCGACGCAAATTAAAGAAATAAAAGAGCACGTAAAGAGAATTCCCAATCAAGGTATAGGTTATGGTCTGCTTAAATATCTGGGAACTGACATTAACAAACAAACATTGTCAGGTGATTCGCAATCGATTCTTTTATTCAACTATCTCGGGCAAATGGATACTGGTATAGAAGATGCTGTTTTTCAGCTTTCTTCCATTCAACCAGATAGAACAATCAGCACTGCCAACGAACGCACCCATAATCTCATCTTCACTGGTATGGTCCAGAATGGAGAACTGACATTTTGGGTGGAGTATGACAGAAACGAATTTTCGCGAGTTACAATGCAGCATTTATTGGAAACCTTTTTAGGACAACTGCAAGAACTTATCCGTCACTGTACGAGTAAAAAGACCCAAGAGTATACGCCAAGCGATTTTGGAGACAACAATCTTTCTATGTCAGACTTGGATGATATTCTGAGTCTGTTAGAAGAGTGA